The window TACATTTATGGCATATTAGGAATAAGAATCCAGAAGCACTACCACACGGCTTCATTAAAAGCTAGTGCTGTCCTAGTGTATCACTTCATTATTTCTCCTGTGCAGTGAatgctttctttgaaatgtcAGTCTGAAGTGCCTTTTACAACAGTGAAAGTCAGCCTGGTTTAACCTGTTGTTGTAAAGCAATGTTGATAAAATTATTCCTAGTACTACTGTGGttgcattaaatattaaaaaaaaaaaaccaaaactaaacacCCTCCTGAAGTGACAATAGCCTATTTAAATACATAGTTACTTTTAGTAAACGAGGAAAATTTCTCTGAtttgttcaaagaaaaaattcagtccacaaagaaaataaaattcaaaaaatTGATTCCATAACCACTCACTTATCACTTGATATGCTGCAGTCTATAACTGTTCTTTTGCTCGTGTTGACTATTAAGAAAGGCAGCTGTATGGTTGAGTTCAAAGCTGGAGGGCCTTGATTTTGTTGTTCGTTTTGCTGATTTCTTTGGACCAAGTTTTTGAATGCTATTTGctgtagaaagaaagaaaaatgatcaCTGACAATAAAAGACATCAGTATTTCCAGGGAGTGGAACGTCATAGCTCTTATCTACCAACTCTCAATACTTCCAGtaattttctgtcaaaaaataaGTTGTggcctgacttcctctttgcacTATTGAGGCTCACCAGGAACACGAATTTTTCACACATACCCTAATGGCTATGCCCCCCTCACAATCCCTGGAcaagaaacaagaaaggaaCCATAAAGCTTGGTGGAGAATGGTTCTCTGCTCCTTCTGAAAAGGCATTGGAGTCAGAGGTGTCCTCTGTTATTTTATATGCATAACTACCTCAGACTAGGAGCtagttacactgaaaaaaagttcACAGAAATTATAGCATTCCCCACTTCCCGTGATCTATGTGCTCTTCTCATCTAtctccctcttttctctctcaaaacagCTAGTTTTGAAATTCTcctctgaatttttaaacaggTGTCATTTGTGACACCATGCACTCTCTACTGAATTCTTATATCTGACTGCATATGtatgaaaatttgtttttaggAAATGCTGTTTGAGGGAGTTGAAGTCCGTGTACTTACCCACTCTGAGACACTACTTCTTCCACTTAAGGGGAAGATGGGCAGACAGAATCCCGAAGGACTGGTAAACCATTTGACAATGAACATAATTAAGGAAATAATGACCATTGTAGATAGTAAAGGAGTGCAACTCTGTCATTTTCAGACTAATAGTTAAGAGGGCCTGAGTTGCCTTATTTTCACTAGGATAATTTCATGTTACTCTTAGAGAAGCTGCTAATTTATTAGGTCAGACAAGCAGTCAGAATTGTGcccaaagcagagaaacagtATTTGGTGatgaaaaaaggagaagcattagatatttaaatgtttcaatGCATATCTAATTACATGAAATTATATCGATATAATTATACCAGGGAAGAAATATAGCCTTATTGCCTGTAACCTCATAAAATAGTTTGATTGCACTTAAAATTACTGGAAGTCTGCACAGACTAAAACACTTAAGAATCTTCATAactatatttataaaatattactttataaGCATAGATGCATTTGAAATAGATTTCtgcaatcaaaaccaaaactcagGTCATCTCACAGGTGCATGTCAGAATGTGAAAGAGCTGGATTTGCCTGCTGTGTCTAGCTCCCCCAAAGCAATTCTGTACGTATTTACACAAGTCCAGTTGTAAATTTCATAGTTTAGAATCAAAGAGAAATTTTCCAGTAAGAACTACTCCGAGAAGGTAACTCTGGGGGGACTTGGAGTCAACAAAGGGGATGTGTGAGTTGTTCCTGTTCCCACTAATGCTGACAAAGCCTCACCTGAACACTTAGAAGAGCTTGGGGCAGGCAGATGCAGCATGCTGTTTCACAATAGGTAAAAATGAACCAGGAAGTGAGGGTAAGAGGTCCCCCACTAGAATCCAGAAAGGTCACAAGTGTGAAACCTTTCTCCCTGGTATATCATAGCTGCTAAATAAATCTAGAAAGAACTTCAGAAGTTCTAATATGTCAGGTTTGCACTTGATAATttcatttatagaaaaaaaattgaaataaattcaatatacctgcagcagcagttctTGAAGTTGGGCTCGCTTCTGTTTTATCCTTTCAATCCGCTTCTGTTTTTCtatcttaaaatataaatgtaaatgcATCGAGATAATTACTTAGGTGCCTTGTGGGTTCCATTGTGCCAACTGAACAGGCTTTAGAGCTACATCAGTGTGTTAGCACCACTACAAAAATCCATACACTCTTTATAAATGGTTGTGAATTCCATGGCATGGCAAATAAATGTCACAAGCCTTTTTGGCCCATTTGCCCGAATTCAAACAGACTAATTGCATAGTCACATGAGTTTCTCCATAAAACAGGTGTGACaaactgtaatttctttctttgtaaacaATTTTAACTTCAGTAAAGAATCAATTATTACAAAAGACTGACTGTATTATTTCCCCAGCCATGCCTCCTCTTTTATATTGTGCACTCAGTGCCAATTAGCACCAAATTAAACACTCACTTGAAAGGGTGCtttgggttggttgggtttctctgcccccccccccccgcacctgCCCTCCACTCTGGGAATCATGCACAGCCCTTCCACTGTTCTCCCAGCTGTGAGCCACTAGACATAAATGGGTGGAGACTGGGCTCAGGATCACACCTGCATCTTTCAGTGACCTCCACTTTTTGCTTGGACTACTCATTTGAGACTTATTAAACTAACAAGATTTCAGCAACAAAAAGGAGGTACAGGTAACATTTTCTACATGAACACAGAATCCATTTCCTGCAAATGCCAGTTTACAGGGCAAAGCTATCTTCAACCAAAGCATGCAGTGTTTGGGACAGCAGTAGTACTGGATGCCTACTGACGCTGCAGATACAACCAAGAGTATTTTAAACAGTGTTCTGGGGCAACACTGAAGAACTGGACAGTAGCCGTCACGactaaaaggtatttttcctcATCATCCTGTTGGTGCCAGGACTGTATTACTACTCCCAAAGACATTACACtcttaaattatcttttcattCAACCACTGAAACTAAATGATGCACTCTTTGGAAGCTTAGCTGGCCTAACCACCACCCCCAATTTTATTTACAATGTTGCTTTGGGGTAGTTCCCCCTCACACACTCTAATGTTTAAAATGCTTCCTTCAGAGCACAGAGACTTTCTTTACTGGGACAAATATATAACTCTTAAACCAAATAAACGGTATGGATCTAATTTAGATATGGTTTCTATGTAACAACCTTTTTTGTACTGATTTCTCATTTTCGTACTGGTAATCTTATTATTGGAATTACACTGTAAGAAGAGTTGGCACTTTatacagctttaaaagcaaaattaattctgattttcacaccatgaaaatgcagctttattttctattcttttctaTCATGTCATAGGAAgcaacattttaagaaaatatgcGTGGCTTCCATTTTGCACATATGTAATTAGAGCCTGAAACAGTGAATAGCATATGATCATTGTAGATGACACCATGAAATTCAAGTTCCATATTTGTAACAATAGCCTATGCTTGAAGATAATGCATTCACATGAAGGCATGTAAAACATAGATTtatccatatttaaaaaaaaaaaatatcctggagTATAATGACTGAGCATATGCACACTCCTTGGGTGGATGTCTTTTCCAAGTTGCTGTAATGGACAAGAATagtaaaagttttttttcttaccacaTCTAGAAAGACAATTGATGTAAATGAACccgtacaaaaaaaaaaaattgttctgtactggagaagcaccccagccacCTTTTAAGATATTTCATGTCACAAGTATCACAAATATAATACATCTTAAGATGTACGTACAGACAGTCATTACAGCACTCTGCAGTAAATACAGTcacttgtgctttttatttatagagCATTTGGCCTGAAGGACAAGCAGCATTTGTGCATATAAATTTTGGCATCCCTGCAAAAACACGGTAACTCTTAGCCTGctggaaaaataatggaaataaacagtaagaaaaaataacGGAAATAGCCAACAAGTaaaactccatttttttcccctgccagtTCATAACTACTATTTGATATCCTAgcaggaattatttttcaatttaatttcctttcaatGGCATTTCCACATACAAACGTTAATAGAAAATTGGTCTCCTTTCAGATTTATACCATTTTGTAAGCATAACTGCACCATAAATTCTTTTGACTTTCTTCTGATTAATTCAGGCTACTACAGACTTCTTTAATCTTAAAAGTAATCCCTGACTTAAACAATGTCCATTTTTATAAGGTaaacatgtttggtttttttaaacttcacgTAATGCATACTAAAAGCCCCTGAATAATCATACAAAACCATATCATTTCAGTTCATTCAAATAtcaaaagtgtattttcataGTGTGCAAGAATCAAAACCAATCAGGTTCAAATTGcgggaaaaaacccctcttctAAAGAAGAGCAGCTCCATTAGCACAACCTGTGAACTGTATAGAATTACCCATCTAGCTCACCTTACCTCTAGATTCTGACATTCCTGAGCTGAGTTGGTAGGAAGGCCGATCCATCTgatttccttcttctcctttgAAATTATGTTCATTGCCATCAGGACATTAAGGGCATCGTAAACTCTCCGtctaatatttttctgatcATAAGCCTGCTAAGAAAACAATGCAGCATTCATTACAACAAAAGAacgcaaaaagaaaagaagaaaaagattgaaCACATCCTTGATAGAGATGTAGAAGGCAAAAGGCCAAAGCGGCAGTTCAAGTCAGAGCGGTATTAAAACACAATGCCTTTATCTGTGCTACTACCTGGATACCACGTGAGCGTGTTTAGTGGCAAACGGAACCTTCCTCTGTACAGCAAATTCCCACCATGGCAAGTCTGTCACAACTCAAAAGCCTGACAAGACCAgagcagtctttttttaaaggtaattcTTTTTGGCAGACTTCATTGTGTTTATAGTTTAGAGGAAGTTCAATTCTTCactttaattctgtatttttaaatttcagaggGTAAGTCTTTGTATTTGGAAAGTAGTTATGTGAAGGAAAGTATGGAGCGTGGGCAGAAcagtgaagaaacagaaggaacagAATTCCATGATAAACCAGACAATTTTGTAACGATGTAACAGATTTCAACTCATATTTACTTACTGAGTCTGTAGCTAGCTGGTTGTTAGAATTTGTGAATTCTGATACCAGCTCATCAGCAACTTCATTGTATGATGTTGTTCCTTTACGTTGAACTTTTTCACAGACTTTCATTGAAAAATGCCTCAGACCCTTCccatttttatctccttttttgcttctcttactggaagaagaaaagtaattattttaatacattgaATGTTAATAAGTTACTTTGTTACACAGCAAAAGGTCTATGTTTTGCAACATGAATCAGGACTCATAACATGTACTacctaaatgaaaaataaaactgttctgcttttttgaaTCCGTTTCCTGTTTCTTACAAGTTGGCAAAAAAGTACACTGgagccccttcccctttctcagTGATTTCTACATTGATAATATTTGAACACAGCACTGGGGAGAGGCTTAAAAAAACTGGCTTTGTAATTCATCTCCAGGTAGTTTCACAGAAGAGCAGCCAAAAACCCTATTTATAATGCAGCAGAAGATACCTTAATTCTTGTAACGACCAAGTTTAGTATCTGTGTCCTCATAGGTAAGACTGAGATACTCTTCACAAAAAAAGATTCTTGTAAGTACGTATTCATTGGTTTTATGGTGCCAAATTAATAACTGGCAACTGTCGGGAGTTATTTTCCATTCACTTTCTTCCTCTAGAAAAGCAAGAGCTTACATAATGGtaagggaaaaaataggagCGATTGGTTTTATCACACAAGCTAGATTTGGATGCATATTTCAACAGAAGCCTTTACAAAGTTCAGCtgtgttgtgtgttttttttttcttaaattacagttttacAAGGTGGTTTGGTAATATGTTTCAGGGAGATctgttattttacagaaaaaggcCTAGTTCTGTCAAGCtaaggaaaacattaaaatacaagaacgtttttcaaaattttgcatgtatttaagaaaacagaacactggaaaaaaggacagaggaaaaggaagagtggAAATGAACACCAGAAGATTTAAAACCCCAGCACTCCTAATCCCTATGCAGTTATTCAATTTGAGTAACCTGGGACAGGTGAACAAATAAAACCCCCTTGAATTgcattcaaatacatttttgatgcaaaggaaaacatcatCTGTTTACAAGTATTTGTCACACTGAAAACTAGAACAATCCTGTTGCTGaagatgtgtttctttttcacaaTTCCCAGTATCATCTGTAGCAGCAAATGTATTTATCAGGAAGCCATAAAGCAAAGAGTAATGAATTATAACTACAAGGAATAACATACAACATAGCTTTTATGTGGAGGAGTAAAAACTGCTGAAAGTGGGAACTGGGCACCCATCTCCCTGAAGGGCAGATCTGAAGAAGTAAACCAGGTATAACcatatacataaaatatgtatgttcAATCATGCTcacctttctgaaaaatctgattCTATAAATTCTCGAGTCCGCTTTCTGTCCCTAAGAAAAGACAATTCAAACTTAGATGAAATTAGTATTATATATTTAGACCAACGAAATCGATGTATTTGGGGCTTAGGTGGGTACTAATGTTTACTGTTACATGTttactgaaaggagaaaatagcaCACACAGAGCTTGA of the Grus americana isolate bGruAme1 chromosome 9, bGruAme1.mat, whole genome shotgun sequence genome contains:
- the TFDP2 gene encoding transcription factor Dp-2 isoform X6 → MIISTSQRLTNSGSVLIGSPYNPAPAMVTQTHITEASSWGPGDRKRTREFIESDFSESKRSKKGDKNGKGLRHFSMKVCEKVQRKGTTSYNEVADELVSEFTNSNNQLATDSQAYDQKNIRRRVYDALNVLMAMNIISKEKKEIRWIGLPTNSAQECQNLEIEKQKRIERIKQKRAQLQELLLQQIAFKNLVQRNQQNEQQNQGPPALNSTIQLPFLIVNTSKRTVIDCSISSDKFEYLFNFDNTFEIHDDSEVLKRMGMSFGLEAGKCSAEDLRAAKSLVPKALEGYITDMSAGFSWINKGLLSSSAQAVSHLEVAGGTSDAKSSENPGLCLDAEVALATGQFLAPSSQQSSSATSRYSESRGETPCSFNDEDEEDEDEDSSSPE
- the TFDP2 gene encoding transcription factor Dp-2 isoform X7, with the protein product MTAKNVGVTSTNGDLKGFIDQNQSPTKGNISVITLPVSSTNSPTKILPKTLGPINVNVGPQMIISTSQRLTNSGSVLIGSPYNPAPAMVTQTHITEASSWGPGDRKRTREFIESDFSESKRSKKGDKNGKGLRHFSMKVCEKVQRKGTTSYNEVADELVSEFTNSNNQLATDSQAYDQKNIRRRVYDALNVLMAMNIISKEKKEIRWIGLPTNSAQECQNLEIEKQKRIERIKQKRAQLQELLLQQIAFKNLVQRNQQNEQQNQGPPALNSTIQLPFLIVNTSKRTVIDCSISSDKFEYLFNFDNTFEIHDDSEVLKRMGMSFGLEAGKCSAEDLRAAKSLVPKALEGYITVRTQGCVWMLKWP